ataatagtgaggggacacgaccaccggctccctgcacttaatatggagggagtcagggtcacctagaatcaagccagcaagaaacacaaataaaggaaaagacttatctgaggaaccagcagtttcagcatctagcagtgagcacaatccaggaagtagtataaaccgcaaagtgaggcagtatgggaggggatataaagggaggcaatcagtgtaaatagatgacagctgggagaaggaaaagggatgacaaagtgaaaccaaaacaaggaacatcatgcaagaggtacagaagaacgtctgccagagcttctcagagagctggcggtgacagtgatCTTGGAAAAGCCGAGTGATAACCCCTCTGAGAGCTGCAATTTCTACCATGTGAACTGAGCGCATCACCGGTACTTACCTCTCCAACATAAGGATAGGCTTCCTCTGAGTCAATCCCTTTGTTGTCCCTCACATACTCAAAGGCGTTGGTCATGAAGCCTCCTCCACATCCATCATTCTTCGTGACACAATCTACAAGGTTCTGGGGGCTGAGGACATTCAGTTTTCCAgtttttttcttcagttgtcCTTCCAAAGCTCCTACAGAGCTAAAAGCCCAACATGACCCACAGGATCCCTGAAACGGAAGCAAAAGAATAGCGGAAAATCTGGTGGCTTGTGGTGTAATGCGAAATATATATCAGAAAACATTACATTAGGCGATTTCTGGGGCTGCTAAATTGATGACTCTcagcatccctgccgatcagtttACTAGCAAGTGCCACACCTTTAATTACTGTTGGTATTGGTCATGTCTggtacttgaatggggctgagatgcagcgagctgcagtaccaggcacagccacagcTGTACAATGGCGCTGTGCCTGGTAAACAATGTAGTGTACTGGACCAATCTCAAAGAATGACCTAAGGATAGACCATTTTAGTAATCCAGAAAACCCCTAATATAAATTAAATTCTAATTCTTTCTTAAAGGGACATTGTTGTCTCACCTGATTCCTAACTGGTGTGACGTAACCTTTTTTCctgtagtcaatggagtctggGAGGGCACCCgtcccatcatcatcatcatcgatagTGTTGTTCCTGGCTCTGCTTCGGGGAGGAACTTTGAGACCTGTCATTGTCCTTGAGACTTCTTCACTGGTCTAAAAGGGAATAAAATTATAAACGAATTACAAAAAAATCACCGTCCGAGTAAAAACAGAGGGGTTAGCCCCTAAAAGTGAGAAACTGAGGAACGTTCGAGGTGTCTTCAATTAGCAGGATCTCATCTGCAGTGATTTAGGGCTTCCTTTAGATGACCACTCTTGGGACATGCCTCCACCTTGGGCCCATGTCCTCGATGGACGGTGGTGGCTGATTACCTTTAAACCCCCCAGTGTACACCGGACCCTTAGGATCCATACAATGCTAATGGCCACAGATTGGACGGATAGTACACTTGACTTGTAGAGATGTCATGGTAGCCACTTACCATATCTCCTAACTGGTTCATGGCCATCTCATAGGTATGTAGCCCTTGAAAATACTCCATGTTGTGGTGGATGATGAACTTGTAGTTCTTCTCCCAGATCAAGCGCCTCGTCAACTCGTCAACCTACAAAAGATAGATGGATCTGATTAACTAGTCAAAAGGCCCTTGTGTTTCTTGTAAGTTtaacccacataatactgccagataatcctgacatatacagcccacataacaccactatatagtgcccaaataataagCAGTATTCAAATATAAAACCCAAATAAATACTGCCATGTACATGCCATATAATACTGAAATTCCGTTTTTAAATAATGCTGCCCTATACAGCCTATATAACAAACAATGTGCATGgtgtatcaaaatataaaaaaatactacCATGTAGTTGCTATATATAATACCATAATTGAGTTTCCAAATAATACTACTATATACAGTCTATATAACACCACTATATATTGCCCAATTAATAAACAGTACTCAAATATAAAATCTAAACAAAATACTGCCATGTAGTTGCCACATAATACTGTAATTCAGTTTTCAAAGAATGCTgacatatagtgcccaaataatatgcagtattcaaatataaaaaaatgctgCCATGTAGTCACCATATCATACTGTGATTGAGGTTCCAAATAATACGGCCACAAATAGCCTACATAACACCACTATATATTGCTCATATAATCAACAGTATCCAACTATAAAGTCTGAAAAATATTGCCATGTAGTTGGCATATAATACCGTAATTCAGTTTTCAAATAATGATGCCATATACAGCCCACATAAcaccaccatatagtgcccaaataatacgtaGTATCCAAATATAATAAATACTGTAATGTAGTTGCCATTTAATACTGCAATTGAGTttccaaataatactgccatatacagccTACATAACACCATATATTTCCCAAATAGTAGGCAGCATCCAAATATAACATTTGAAAAAATACTGCCATGTAGGTACCATATAATACCGCAATTCATTTACCAAATAATATAGATATAATACTTGAGGCAGTTCAATTCTGTCACCTTGTAAAAGAGGGCTCTGGGCAGTTGCCCAGTTTGCCTCCCCCTAAACTGGCCCTGCCACATAGAAGGCGCAGGTACTGCCTCTGTGTTCTGTCCTTGGCGTACATATAATAACTTACCTTCCCATTGTATTGCTTCTGATATGTTCTTTtccactgctcccattctgagTCCAGTGTGTCTTCTAAGAATCGGCCAGCGCTCACCAGTGGAAGAACCAAAAGCGCTAGGTAGAGGATCATCATGCTACAGGAAGACAAGAATGACACCATCAGGTGGTGTACATTTGAAGGACAACTGGTAGGTGGTGATGGAGGACAATAAGGTCATAAAGTTCTTCTACAATAGTCCATAAGTATAAGGATAATAAAATAAGGTACAGAGCCTGGAGGTTGCACGCACACATTTAACACTAAAACCTTAGGTACTTTCCT
The sequence above is drawn from the Bufo bufo chromosome 11, aBufBuf1.1, whole genome shotgun sequence genome and encodes:
- the LOC120982069 gene encoding cathepsin K-like isoform X2, producing the protein MMILYLALLVLPLVSAGRFLEDTLDSEWEQWKRTYQKQYNGKVDELTRRLIWEKNYKFIIHHNMEYFQGLHTYEMAMNQLGDMTSEEVSRTMTGLKVPPRSRARNNTIDDDDDGTGALPDSIDYRKKGYVTPVRNQGSCGSCWAFSSVGALEGQLKKKTGKLNVLSPQNLVDCVTKNDGCGGGFMTNAFEYVRDNKGIDSEEAYPYVGEDQPCNYTAAGRAAKCKAYKEVPQGNEKALKKAVGTVGPVSVGIDATLQSFQFYSKGVYYDADCNAEDINHAVLAVGYGVQKKAKYWIIKNSWGDTWGNKGYILMARDRGNACGIANLASYPLM
- the LOC120982069 gene encoding cathepsin K-like isoform X1, yielding MRAGFQGGRRQKKKAPSLSSMMILYLALLVLPLVSAGRFLEDTLDSEWEQWKRTYQKQYNGKVDELTRRLIWEKNYKFIIHHNMEYFQGLHTYEMAMNQLGDMTSEEVSRTMTGLKVPPRSRARNNTIDDDDDGTGALPDSIDYRKKGYVTPVRNQGSCGSCWAFSSVGALEGQLKKKTGKLNVLSPQNLVDCVTKNDGCGGGFMTNAFEYVRDNKGIDSEEAYPYVGEDQPCNYTAAGRAAKCKAYKEVPQGNEKALKKAVGTVGPVSVGIDATLQSFQFYSKGVYYDADCNAEDINHAVLAVGYGVQKKAKYWIIKNSWGDTWGNKGYILMARDRGNACGIANLASYPLM